A genomic stretch from Pseudomonas sp. MUP55 includes:
- a CDS encoding allophanate hydrolase subunit 1: protein MAESSPIRYSFGGDEHLFAEVSESMSLQAFFKGMAVTRAVERLALEGVLDVCLANASFQIRFDPDRIAPQVLLDAVQDAESLAVAERTLHTRIIEIPVLYNDPWTHETLMRFRDRHQDPSGTDLEYAARINGLADVDAFVAAHSGAPWFVSMVGFVAGLPFMFQMVERERQLQVPKYLRPRTDTPKLTLGHGGCFGCIYSVRGAGGYQMFGVTPAPIYDPAQQLAYLKDHMVFFRPGDIVQFKPIDREAYDLAVAEVEAGRFDLRIRPVEFSLDAFLADPTGYPKTLQEALA from the coding sequence ATGGCTGAATCTTCCCCGATCCGCTACAGCTTTGGCGGTGACGAGCACCTGTTTGCCGAGGTCAGCGAGAGCATGTCCCTGCAGGCCTTTTTCAAGGGCATGGCCGTAACCCGCGCGGTAGAGCGCCTGGCGCTGGAGGGTGTGCTGGACGTGTGCCTGGCCAATGCGTCGTTCCAGATCCGTTTCGACCCGGACCGCATCGCGCCCCAGGTACTGCTCGATGCGGTGCAAGACGCCGAAAGCCTGGCCGTGGCCGAGCGCACCCTGCACACGCGGATCATCGAGATTCCGGTGCTGTACAACGACCCCTGGACCCATGAAACCCTGATGCGTTTTCGCGACCGGCACCAGGACCCGAGCGGCACCGACCTGGAGTACGCCGCGCGGATCAACGGCCTGGCGGACGTCGACGCCTTTGTCGCGGCCCACAGTGGCGCGCCGTGGTTTGTGTCGATGGTCGGTTTCGTCGCCGGCCTGCCGTTCATGTTCCAGATGGTCGAGCGCGAGCGGCAGTTGCAGGTACCCAAATACCTGCGCCCGCGCACCGACACGCCAAAACTGACCCTTGGCCACGGCGGCTGTTTCGGTTGCATCTATTCGGTACGCGGCGCCGGTGGGTACCAGATGTTCGGCGTGACCCCGGCGCCGATCTACGACCCGGCGCAGCAACTGGCCTACCTCAAGGACCACATGGTGTTTTTCCGTCCCGGCGATATCGTTCAGTTCAAGCCCATCGACCGTGAGGCCTATGACCTGGCGGTGGCCGAGGTGGAGGCAGGACGTTTCGACCTGCGCATCCGCCCGGTGGAATTTTCCCTCGATGCATTTCTCGCCGACCCCACCGGTTATCCGAAAACCCTGCAGGAGGCGCTGGCATGA
- a CDS encoding PepSY domain-containing protein — protein sequence MKTLTALFAATALTLTAGLAQADVRPDHVEGLLKSGAVKPFDQLNAAAVAKHPGATINDTELDHNKSGVLVYEVELTDTAGKQFDVKLDAKTGAVLEDKQDT from the coding sequence TCGCCGCCACCGCCCTGACCCTGACTGCCGGTTTGGCACAGGCTGATGTTCGCCCTGATCACGTTGAAGGCCTGCTCAAGTCAGGTGCCGTCAAGCCATTCGATCAACTGAACGCTGCGGCCGTCGCCAAACACCCAGGCGCCACCATTAACGACACCGAGCTGGATCACAACAAAAGCGGCGTATTGGTCTACGAAGTCGAACTGACCGACACCGCCGGCAAGCAATTTGATGTGAAGCTCGACGCCAAGACCGGCGCGGTACTGGAAGACAAGCAAGACACCTGA
- a CDS encoding GAF domain-containing sensor histidine kinase, producing MGHKAADIATIGRISAVPAMLRVISDMTGLRFVAVARVTDQTWTACAVLDELAFGLGVGGELDLTTTLCHEIRSSHVSVVIDEASQDPLYRTHHTPLMYKFESYISVPVFRTDGSFFGTICALDPKPASLRSSAIQSTMESFARVLSLQIEAEEHQQNTEDDLREERNTAQLREQFIAVLGHDLRNPLFAINVGAERLLRKHPLPATDSIVRHILASGRRAAQLVEDVLDFARGRMGSGIPLHLGHCEDLQSALQQVVAELQSVHPERDIRAQIDALPGINGDRDRLAQLLSNLVANAVHHGDPDGPIEVCATVEQGHFELSVKNAGQINEPALPRLFQPYARPTTASPQAGLGLGLYIVKLIADAHGGELKVCSTPLHGTVFTFRLPRA from the coding sequence ATGGGGCACAAAGCCGCCGACATCGCCACCATCGGCCGAATCAGTGCCGTGCCCGCGATGCTTCGCGTCATCAGCGACATGACCGGCCTGCGTTTTGTCGCCGTGGCTCGCGTGACTGACCAGACCTGGACCGCCTGCGCCGTGCTCGATGAGTTGGCGTTCGGCCTGGGTGTGGGCGGCGAGCTGGACCTGACCACCACCCTCTGCCACGAAATCCGTAGTTCCCATGTGTCCGTGGTGATCGACGAGGCCAGTCAAGACCCGCTGTATCGCACGCATCACACCCCACTGATGTACAAGTTCGAAAGCTACATCTCGGTGCCCGTGTTCCGTACCGACGGCAGCTTTTTCGGCACCATCTGCGCCCTTGATCCAAAACCCGCGTCGTTGCGAAGCAGCGCCATCCAGTCGACGATGGAGTCTTTCGCGCGGGTCCTTTCGCTGCAGATCGAAGCCGAAGAACACCAGCAGAACACCGAAGACGATTTGCGTGAAGAACGCAACACGGCGCAGTTGCGTGAGCAATTTATCGCCGTGCTCGGGCACGATCTGCGCAATCCGCTGTTCGCCATCAACGTCGGCGCCGAGCGCCTGCTGCGCAAACACCCGCTGCCAGCCACAGACAGCATCGTGCGCCACATCCTGGCCAGCGGCCGTCGCGCGGCGCAGTTGGTCGAAGATGTGCTGGATTTTGCCCGTGGTCGCATGGGCAGCGGCATCCCGCTGCACCTGGGTCATTGCGAGGATTTGCAGAGCGCCCTGCAGCAGGTGGTCGCGGAGCTGCAGAGTGTGCATCCTGAGCGGGACATACGCGCACAGATCGACGCACTTCCAGGCATCAACGGCGACCGCGATCGCCTGGCGCAATTGCTCTCCAATCTGGTCGCCAACGCCGTGCACCATGGCGACCCTGACGGGCCCATCGAAGTGTGTGCAACGGTTGAACAGGGGCACTTTGAACTGAGCGTGAAGAACGCGGGACAGATCAATGAGCCAGCCCTGCCCCGGTTGTTCCAACCCTATGCGCGTCCCACCACCGCGAGCCCCCAGGCCGGCCTTGGTCTGGGACTGTACATCGTCAAGCTGATCGCCGACGCCCATGGCGGCGAACTGAAGGTTTGCAGTACGCCGTTGCACGGCACGGTGTTCACCTTCCGCCTGCCGCGGGCGTGA
- a CDS encoding inorganic phosphate transporter, giving the protein MATPSLTASPHLSPTAPKPRLDTKPGLVTVILFFAVLAMGLLFTAYSLMHDMHELGTVVTTWTPFLLLGVALLIALGFEFVNGFHDTANAVATVIYTNSLPPHFAVVWSGFFNFLGVLLSSGAVAFGIIALLPVELILQVGSSAGFAMIFALLIAAILWNLGTWWLGLPASSSHTLIGSIIGVGVANALMHGRDGTSGVDWSQAAKIGYALLLSPLIGFAFAALLLLALRAFVKNRALYKAPKGDTPPPWWIRGMLIVTCTGVSFAHGSNDGQKGMGLIMLILVGTLPMAYALNRTMPADQSLQFAAVAEVTQAALVKAAPQPAPADSRATLSTYVRTKEATPELVPALAAITGHIGSEVKSYGSLAAVPAEAVGNVRNDMYLTSETIRLMDKGKVGQFDADTQGKLQLFKQQIDNATRFIPLWVKIAVAIALGLGTMVGWKRIVVTVGEKIGKTHLTYAQGASAETVAMLTIGAADMFGLPVSTTHVLSSGVAGTMVANGGGLQMRTIRNLLMAWVLTLPAAIVLSGSLYWLFTQLF; this is encoded by the coding sequence ATGGCCACCCCCTCCCTGACCGCCTCTCCCCACCTCTCACCTACAGCCCCCAAACCCCGACTGGACACCAAGCCAGGCCTGGTGACGGTGATCCTGTTCTTCGCCGTACTCGCCATGGGCCTGTTGTTCACCGCCTACAGCCTGATGCACGACATGCACGAACTCGGCACGGTGGTCACCACCTGGACGCCGTTCCTGCTGCTGGGCGTGGCACTGTTGATCGCCCTGGGCTTCGAGTTCGTCAACGGCTTTCATGACACCGCCAATGCGGTGGCCACGGTGATCTACACCAACTCGTTGCCGCCGCATTTCGCGGTGGTGTGGTCGGGCTTTTTCAACTTTCTCGGCGTGCTGCTTTCCAGCGGTGCGGTGGCGTTCGGCATCATTGCCCTGCTGCCGGTCGAGCTGATCCTGCAGGTAGGTTCATCAGCCGGATTCGCCATGATCTTTGCCCTGCTGATCGCTGCAATCCTGTGGAACCTCGGCACCTGGTGGCTGGGTTTGCCGGCGTCGTCGTCGCACACGCTGATCGGCTCGATCATCGGTGTCGGCGTCGCTAACGCCTTGATGCACGGCCGCGATGGCACCAGCGGTGTGGATTGGAGCCAGGCCGCCAAGATCGGTTACGCGTTGCTGCTCTCCCCACTGATCGGCTTCGCGTTTGCCGCCTTGCTGTTGCTGGCCCTGCGCGCCTTCGTGAAAAACCGCGCGCTGTACAAAGCCCCGAAGGGCGATACCCCGCCGCCGTGGTGGATTCGCGGCATGCTGATCGTCACCTGCACCGGTGTGTCATTCGCCCACGGCTCCAACGATGGGCAAAAAGGCATGGGCCTGATCATGCTGATCCTGGTGGGCACCCTGCCCATGGCCTATGCGCTGAACCGCACCATGCCCGCCGACCAGTCGCTGCAATTTGCCGCCGTCGCCGAGGTAACCCAGGCCGCGTTGGTGAAGGCCGCACCGCAGCCTGCACCTGCCGACTCCCGCGCTACCTTGTCGACCTACGTGCGCACCAAGGAAGCCACACCGGAACTGGTGCCCGCTCTCGCCGCCATCACCGGCCATATCGGCAGCGAAGTCAAAAGCTATGGCTCCCTCGCCGCGGTACCGGCTGAGGCGGTGGGCAACGTGCGTAACGACATGTACCTGACCAGCGAAACCATTCGCCTGATGGACAAGGGCAAGGTCGGCCAGTTCGACGCCGACACCCAGGGCAAGCTGCAGCTGTTCAAGCAACAGATCGACAACGCCACGCGCTTTATCCCGCTGTGGGTCAAGATCGCAGTGGCCATCGCGCTCGGGCTGGGGACCATGGTTGGCTGGAAACGCATCGTGGTCACGGTGGGTGAAAAGATCGGCAAGACCCACCTGACCTACGCCCAAGGCGCGTCGGCCGAAACCGTGGCGATGCTGACCATCGGCGCGGCCGACATGTTCGGCTTGCCGGTGTCGACCACCCACGTGCTGTCATCCGGTGTGGCCGGCACCATGGTGGCCAACGGCGGTGGTTTGCAGATGCGCACCATCCGCAATTTGCTGATGGCGTGGGTGCTGACGTTGCCGGCGGCGATTGTGTTGTCGGGCAGCTTGTACTGGCTGTTCACCCAATTGTTCTGA
- a CDS encoding biotin-dependent carboxyltransferase family protein yields MIKVLKPGLATSVQDLGREGYYHLGIPPSGALDQYALSAANHLVGNPIGAAGLECTLIGPQLQFQRDGLVALCGALMSPRLDGEVVHQDTAFQVRAGQVLRFEFPKAGARTYLAVAGGIDVPLVLGSRSTYTLGALGGFHGRRLVEGDELPVGEASGKGRAGNSLPMALRQSVGGDVTLRVVPGLYYERLTAAAKSSFFAEPWTVGSEADRIGYRFKGGSALSFQAREQPFGAGSDPSNIVDSCYPIGSIQVPAGLEPIVLHRDAVSGGGYAMIGTVISADLDLIGQMQPNQRAGFVAVTLEQALEARRVYKKRLKAMAALFGG; encoded by the coding sequence ATGATCAAGGTCCTCAAACCCGGCCTGGCCACCTCGGTGCAGGACCTTGGCCGTGAAGGCTATTACCACCTGGGCATTCCGCCGTCGGGCGCGTTGGACCAGTACGCCTTGAGCGCGGCCAACCATCTGGTGGGTAACCCGATCGGCGCGGCGGGGCTGGAATGCACCTTGATCGGCCCGCAGTTGCAATTCCAGCGCGACGGCCTGGTGGCACTGTGCGGCGCGCTGATGTCGCCGCGCCTGGATGGCGAAGTGGTGCATCAGGACACCGCATTCCAGGTGCGCGCCGGGCAAGTGCTGCGGTTCGAATTCCCGAAGGCCGGCGCACGCACTTACCTGGCGGTGGCCGGTGGCATCGATGTGCCGCTGGTGCTTGGCAGCCGCTCCACTTACACCCTCGGCGCGCTGGGCGGGTTTCATGGGCGGCGCCTGGTGGAAGGCGATGAACTGCCGGTCGGCGAGGCCAGCGGCAAGGGCCGGGCGGGCAACAGCCTGCCGATGGCCTTGCGCCAATCGGTCGGCGGCGATGTGACCTTGCGCGTGGTGCCGGGGCTGTATTACGAGCGGCTGACGGCAGCGGCAAAAAGCAGTTTTTTCGCTGAGCCCTGGACTGTGGGCTCGGAGGCAGACCGCATCGGCTATCGCTTCAAGGGTGGCAGCGCCTTGAGTTTCCAGGCACGGGAACAGCCGTTTGGCGCAGGTTCCGACCCTTCGAACATCGTCGACAGTTGCTACCCCATCGGCTCGATCCAGGTGCCGGCCGGGCTGGAGCCGATTGTGTTGCACCGCGATGCGGTGTCGGGCGGCGGCTATGCCATGATCGGCACCGTGATCAGCGCCGACCTGGACCTGATCGGGCAGATGCAGCCGAACCAGCGGGCGGGGTTTGTCGCGGTCACCCTGGAGCAGGCGCTGGAGGCGCGACGGGTATACAAGAAGCGGCTCAAGGCGATGGCGGCACTTTTTGGCGGCTGA
- a CDS encoding transporter: MNHSIDHSHQDSDLFGLLYGFRFLPGEKAEQIDSATALKALQQPTAPEEFLWLHLNLAHAACERWMQAHLELPEEFFEALHEGSRSTRIEHVDSALLAVVNDVVFNFSSLVSSDISTLWVCARSRLLISARLQPLHSVDKLRSSVKAGERFRSPLELLVHLLRDQGEVLTQIVRKTSLSVDQIEDQLLSSRLSTNRAELGAARRVLVRLQRLLALEPGSLLRLLNRPPQWLQKEDVKELRKSTEEFALIINDLTALGERIKLLQEEIAANLNEQSNRTLFTLTVVTVLALPINIIAGFFGMNVGGVPLSTDPEGFWILVALVATFTLIAGRWAFRKRTDY; encoded by the coding sequence ATGAACCACAGCATTGACCACAGCCACCAGGATTCGGATCTGTTTGGCCTGCTTTACGGTTTCCGCTTTCTGCCCGGCGAAAAAGCTGAGCAGATTGATTCGGCCACGGCGCTCAAGGCGCTGCAACAGCCTACCGCTCCAGAAGAGTTTCTCTGGCTGCACTTGAACCTGGCTCACGCCGCGTGTGAACGCTGGATGCAGGCGCACCTGGAGCTGCCCGAGGAGTTCTTCGAGGCCTTGCACGAAGGCTCGCGCTCAACGCGCATCGAGCATGTCGATTCCGCCCTGCTGGCGGTGGTCAACGACGTGGTGTTCAACTTCAGCAGCCTGGTATCGTCGGATATTTCCACCTTGTGGGTGTGCGCGCGCAGTCGCTTGCTGATCAGCGCGCGCCTGCAACCGCTGCACTCGGTGGATAAATTGCGCTCGTCGGTCAAAGCCGGTGAACGCTTCCGCTCGCCGCTGGAACTGCTGGTGCATTTGCTGCGCGACCAGGGCGAAGTGCTGACGCAGATCGTGCGCAAGACCAGCCTCAGTGTCGACCAGATCGAAGACCAGTTGCTGTCCTCGCGCCTGTCCACCAACCGCGCCGAACTCGGTGCCGCGCGCCGCGTGCTGGTGCGGTTGCAACGCCTGCTGGCGCTTGAGCCGGGCTCACTGTTGCGCCTGCTCAACCGGCCGCCGCAATGGCTGCAAAAGGAAGACGTGAAGGAGTTGCGCAAATCCACCGAAGAGTTCGCCCTGATCATCAACGACCTGACGGCCCTGGGCGAGCGGATCAAGTTGTTGCAGGAAGAGATCGCCGCCAACCTCAACGAACAGAGCAACCGCACGCTGTTCACCCTCACGGTGGTGACGGTGCTGGCGCTGCCGATCAACATCATCGCCGGCTTTTTCGGCATGAACGTCGGTGGGGTGCCGCTTTCTACCGACCCGGAAGGGTTCTGGATCCTGGTGGCGTTGGTGGCGACATTCACGTTGATCGCCGGGCGCTGGGCGTTCAGGAAACGCACGGATTACTGA